One Defluviimonas aquaemixtae DNA segment encodes these proteins:
- a CDS encoding flagellar basal body P-ring protein FlgI gives MKLFSALLLLMFTGAAAAAPIRIKDLVEFDGVRGNDLVGYGLVVGLNGTGDGIRNAPFTEEIMSNILERLGVNVTGESFRPKNVAAVFVTATLPPFARAGSQIDVTVSAIGDAKSLLGGTLVMTPLNAADGEIYAVAQGTIIAGGASAEGQGASVVQGVPTAGSIPAGARVEREIAFDFGGLDAVRLALRGPDFTTAARIESVINDEFGRRVARMTDAGTVALDIRATGMGSPAHVLGRVENLLVEPERRARVVVDQRSGTIVMGADVRISRVAVSQGNLTLRIEESPVVVQPNPFAQGETVVVPRSAAAIDEEPGIGMAEIGEASSLSDVVAGLNALGVSPRDMIDILKSINAAGALHAEFLVQ, from the coding sequence ATGAAGCTCTTCTCGGCACTTCTCCTCTTGATGTTCACCGGCGCAGCCGCGGCGGCTCCGATCCGAATCAAGGATCTGGTCGAGTTCGATGGGGTGCGCGGAAACGACCTCGTTGGCTACGGGCTGGTCGTCGGCTTGAATGGTACCGGCGACGGGATCCGCAATGCGCCGTTTACCGAAGAAATCATGTCGAACATCCTTGAAAGGCTGGGTGTCAACGTCACTGGGGAAAGCTTCCGACCCAAGAACGTGGCGGCGGTGTTCGTGACCGCAACGCTGCCGCCGTTCGCGCGCGCAGGCAGCCAGATCGACGTGACGGTGTCGGCAATCGGAGATGCGAAGAGCCTCTTGGGCGGCACGCTCGTCATGACCCCTCTCAATGCCGCAGACGGTGAGATCTATGCGGTCGCCCAAGGCACGATAATCGCCGGCGGCGCTTCGGCTGAGGGTCAGGGCGCGAGCGTGGTGCAAGGCGTGCCGACGGCAGGATCGATCCCAGCGGGCGCCAGGGTGGAACGCGAAATCGCATTCGATTTCGGCGGGCTCGACGCGGTTCGACTTGCGCTCAGGGGCCCTGATTTCACGACGGCGGCGCGCATTGAAAGCGTCATCAACGACGAGTTCGGTCGGCGCGTCGCGCGGATGACAGATGCGGGCACCGTCGCGCTCGATATCAGGGCGACGGGCATGGGGTCACCCGCTCATGTTCTCGGGCGGGTGGAGAACCTGCTCGTTGAGCCCGAGCGTCGCGCGCGCGTCGTGGTCGATCAGCGTTCGGGCACGATCGTCATGGGGGCGGATGTGCGCATCAGTCGGGTCGCGGTCAGCCAGGGCAACTTGACGCTTCGAATCGAAGAAAGCCCGGTCGTGGTGCAGCCCAATCCGTTCGCACAGGGAGAGACGGTGGTCGTGCCGCGTTCGGCCGCGGCGATCGATGAGGAGCCCGGTATTGGCATGGCCGAGATCGGCGAGGCGTCGTCGCTATCTGATGTGGTCGCGGGGTTGAATGCTCTCGGCGTAAGCCCGCGTGACATGATCGATATCCTGAAGAGCATCAACGCCGCCGGAGCCCTGCACGCGGAATTTCTCGTGCAGTGA
- the fliP gene encoding flagellar type III secretion system pore protein FliP (The bacterial flagellar biogenesis protein FliP forms a type III secretion system (T3SS)-type pore required for flagellar assembly.) encodes MRATLLALMLSLLPVAGFAQDFAFDLGGETLTGQSLLLIALVTVLSLAPGLAVMVTCFPFIVTVLSILRQAIGLQQSPPNMLIVSLALFLTWFIMEPVFSEAWIAGARPLMNGTIDLPSAFERGVAPFRAFMAARIDADTFLSFAGLRPETSSLTDAGSAPLSLLVPSFMLSEVARAFEIGFLIYLPFLVIDLVVSAVLMSMGMMMVPPAVVALPFKLAFFVVADGWALISGALVRSYF; translated from the coding sequence ATGCGAGCTACGCTCCTCGCGCTGATGCTGTCCCTCCTGCCGGTGGCCGGCTTTGCCCAGGATTTCGCGTTCGACCTTGGCGGCGAAACCCTGACAGGCCAGTCGCTTCTCCTGATCGCGCTCGTCACAGTGCTGAGCCTCGCGCCTGGCCTTGCCGTCATGGTGACCTGCTTTCCGTTCATCGTCACGGTATTGTCGATTCTGCGCCAGGCGATCGGGCTTCAGCAATCGCCGCCCAACATGCTGATCGTCTCTCTCGCGCTGTTCCTGACCTGGTTCATAATGGAGCCGGTCTTCTCCGAGGCCTGGATTGCGGGCGCCCGGCCACTGATGAACGGTACGATCGACCTACCTTCGGCGTTCGAGCGCGGGGTCGCTCCGTTCCGCGCGTTTATGGCCGCACGGATCGATGCCGACACCTTCCTGTCTTTTGCCGGGCTGAGGCCCGAGACGTCCAGTCTCACCGATGCGGGATCCGCACCGCTTTCTCTGCTTGTCCCCTCCTTCATGCTCTCCGAGGTCGCACGCGCGTTCGAGATCGGTTTTCTGATCTATCTGCCGTTCCTGGTCATCGATCTGGTGGTCTCGGCGGTCCTCATGTCGATGGGGATGATGATGGTGCCTCCCGCAGTCGTCGCGCTGCCCTTCAAGCTTGCATTCTTCGTCGTCGCGGATGGCTGGGCGCTGATCTCCGGTGCGCTCGTGCGCAGCTATTTCTGA
- a CDS encoding FliM/FliN family flagellar motor switch protein, which yields MDDAAKSTLGEGSPFSQVPIEITISVGRARPLVRELLRLKRDAVLPLDRKADDPVELYVGDRLIARGELTELDGEGAGQLAVRLTEVADLTNGL from the coding sequence ATGGATGATGCCGCCAAGTCGACCCTCGGCGAGGGTAGTCCGTTTTCGCAGGTCCCGATCGAGATCACGATCTCGGTCGGTCGAGCAAGGCCGCTTGTCCGGGAACTCCTGCGGCTGAAGCGAGACGCGGTCCTTCCACTCGATCGAAAGGCCGACGATCCCGTGGAGCTCTATGTCGGCGACCGGCTGATTGCTCGGGGCGAGCTGACCGAGCTCGACGGCGAAGGCGCGGGCCAGCTCGCAGTGCGTCTCACAGAGGTCGCCGATCTGACGAACGGACTATAG
- a CDS encoding flagellar biosynthesis protein produces the protein MPRRVQLEVFELTDLTDERVELGQAELEECRLAAYEQGYTAGWDDAVAAQDQEVAKLRADLGRNLQDLSFTYHEAHSHVLRTLEPLLKDMVSKVLPAIAHESLAPVVLEHLRPMAKDLAGRPVALVANPANRELLERTVIADAKFPVAFREEPSLGDGQVYLRLGDEESRIDLDGVIKAIADAVSGFFQIEKQEERRHG, from the coding sequence ATGCCGCGCCGGGTCCAGCTCGAAGTCTTCGAGCTCACCGACCTGACGGACGAGCGGGTGGAGCTTGGCCAGGCGGAACTCGAGGAATGCAGGCTCGCGGCCTACGAGCAAGGATACACGGCTGGTTGGGACGATGCGGTGGCCGCCCAGGATCAGGAGGTCGCGAAGCTCCGCGCCGATCTTGGCCGTAACCTGCAGGACCTGTCTTTCACATATCACGAGGCCCACAGCCACGTACTCCGAACACTCGAGCCGCTCTTGAAGGACATGGTGAGCAAAGTTCTTCCGGCGATCGCGCACGAATCCCTCGCGCCCGTGGTCCTCGAACACTTGCGACCGATGGCGAAGGACCTTGCGGGGCGACCAGTTGCGCTTGTCGCGAATCCGGCCAACCGCGAGTTGCTTGAACGAACGGTGATCGCAGACGCCAAGTTTCCGGTCGCCTTTCGCGAGGAGCCGTCGCTCGGTGACGGGCAGGTCTACCTGCGGCTAGGTGACGAGGAATCACGTATCGACCTCGATGGCGTGATCAAGGCCATTGCAGACGCGGTCTCGGGATTCTTCCAGATCGAGAAACAAGAGGAAAGACGTCATGGATGA
- the fliF gene encoding flagellar basal-body MS-ring/collar protein FliF, translating into MQQLIAVWQNLEPRRRIVVVLATLAMFGAVLALANLAARPSMALLYAGLDGNRAGEVLIALDQRAVTYEVRGTAIYVESARRDELRMTLAAEGLPANSSAGYELLDSLTGFGTTSQMFDAAYLRAKEGEIARTIATLPAIRSARVHIADTKAQGLRAQMPPSASVTVTTTAGGLSPTQAKALKFLVSSAITGLAPDDVSVIDGDGGLVTVGDEGTGRAAEDRAEALRRNVERLLEARVGYGNAIVEVSVETETEREAITERRFDPEGRVAISTDTEERTTSSNDSGSSGVTVASNLPTGDAQASDSSSQSQNSETRERTNFEVSETTREVLRSPGAVRRLTVAVLVDGVARVDESGQSVIEPRPEEEIAALRDLVAAAVGFDAGRGDVITIKSMNFEPLAAPIEPAGGSLLAGVTLDIMSMIQLGILALVSLALGLFVVRPILTSRNFRAAELAPPVAERSARSEVLTGEIDDGDEPPRDLAVVTERGPHAAKGALREADPVARLRQMIAEREEETVEILRGWMEDPEEEKA; encoded by the coding sequence ATGCAGCAGCTGATAGCGGTCTGGCAGAACCTCGAGCCGCGCCGCCGGATCGTCGTGGTGCTTGCGACGCTCGCAATGTTCGGTGCCGTGCTCGCGCTTGCCAATCTGGCCGCAAGGCCTTCGATGGCGCTGCTCTACGCCGGGCTGGACGGCAATCGCGCCGGCGAAGTGCTGATCGCGCTCGATCAGCGCGCTGTCACTTACGAAGTGCGCGGAACCGCGATCTACGTGGAATCGGCACGACGCGACGAACTGCGCATGACGCTCGCGGCCGAAGGGCTGCCCGCGAATAGCAGTGCAGGCTACGAATTGCTCGATTCGCTTACAGGCTTCGGCACGACTTCGCAGATGTTCGACGCTGCCTATCTGCGCGCGAAAGAGGGCGAGATCGCGCGTACCATCGCAACGCTTCCGGCGATTCGTTCGGCGCGTGTGCATATCGCTGACACCAAGGCGCAAGGCCTTCGGGCACAAATGCCGCCGTCAGCTTCCGTAACGGTCACAACGACGGCGGGCGGGCTCTCGCCCACCCAGGCGAAGGCGCTGAAGTTCCTCGTTTCGTCGGCCATCACAGGGCTTGCGCCAGATGACGTCTCGGTTATCGACGGCGATGGCGGCCTCGTGACAGTCGGGGATGAGGGCACCGGGCGGGCCGCCGAGGATCGGGCCGAAGCGTTGCGGCGCAATGTCGAGCGGCTGCTTGAGGCGCGCGTCGGATATGGCAATGCAATCGTCGAGGTCTCCGTCGAGACGGAAACGGAGCGCGAAGCTATCACAGAACGCAGATTCGACCCCGAGGGCCGGGTCGCGATCTCGACGGACACAGAAGAGCGGACGACATCGTCAAACGATTCGGGCTCGAGCGGCGTGACGGTCGCCTCGAACTTGCCGACCGGCGACGCTCAGGCCAGTGACAGCTCGTCGCAAAGCCAGAACAGTGAAACACGCGAGCGCACGAACTTCGAGGTTTCCGAGACTACACGTGAGGTCCTACGCAGCCCGGGTGCCGTCAGACGGCTCACCGTCGCTGTTCTCGTCGATGGCGTCGCCCGCGTCGACGAGTCTGGGCAGAGCGTGATCGAACCGCGACCCGAGGAGGAAATTGCCGCGCTGCGCGATCTCGTCGCGGCCGCAGTGGGATTCGATGCCGGGCGCGGGGATGTCATAACGATCAAATCAATGAACTTCGAACCGTTGGCGGCGCCCATCGAGCCGGCGGGTGGTTCACTCCTCGCGGGCGTCACGCTGGACATAATGAGCATGATTCAGCTTGGAATCCTCGCCCTCGTCAGCCTTGCACTGGGGCTTTTCGTGGTCCGGCCGATTCTGACATCGCGGAACTTCCGCGCCGCCGAACTCGCGCCGCCGGTAGCTGAGCGTTCGGCCCGGTCCGAAGTGTTGACCGGCGAGATCGACGATGGCGACGAGCCGCCCCGTGATCTTGCGGTTGTCACCGAACGCGGACCCCACGCCGCCAAGGGGGCTCTGCGCGAGGCCGACCCGGTTGCCCGGCTTCGCCAGATGATCGCCGAGCGCGAGGAGGAGACCGTCGAGATTCTGCGTGGCTGGATGGAAGACCCGGAAGAGGAGAAGGCTTGA
- a CDS encoding flagellar basal body-associated FliL family protein, translating to MSESEVPEEDAPKKKSKLPLVIGLMLMLALGGGGFFAVYSGMILGPSDNMSAEEEMQVDPLPEIAFVPIAPIVVSLGKEPAGRYLHFTAQLEVAKTHESDLLLILPRVLDVLNGYLRAVEVGELEDPTALVRLRAQMLRRVQMVAGEGRVRDLLVTEFVIN from the coding sequence ATGTCCGAATCCGAAGTCCCTGAAGAAGACGCCCCGAAGAAGAAATCGAAGCTGCCTCTGGTCATCGGGCTCATGCTCATGCTCGCGCTCGGCGGCGGAGGGTTCTTCGCCGTCTATTCGGGCATGATACTGGGTCCATCCGACAACATGTCAGCCGAGGAGGAGATGCAAGTCGATCCGTTGCCGGAGATCGCCTTCGTTCCGATCGCGCCAATTGTGGTCTCGCTGGGCAAGGAACCTGCCGGCCGGTACTTGCATTTCACCGCACAACTCGAAGTCGCCAAGACCCATGAATCCGATCTGCTTCTGATTCTGCCGCGCGTGCTCGACGTGCTGAACGGATATCTACGCGCCGTCGAGGTCGGCGAGCTCGAAGACCCGACAGCACTTGTCCGGCTGAGGGCTCAGATGCTTCGCCGCGTGCAGATGGTCGCGGGCGAGGGCCGGGTGCGCGACCTTCTCGTGACCGAATTCGTCATCAACTAG
- a CDS encoding DUF6468 domain-containing protein, producing the protein MDLIADMLLGAGAIGAGFYCLVLSRRLKSFNQLEGGMGGAIAVLSAQVDDMTRALDTARGAAGESANSLREMTQRAEAAAAQLELMLATLHDLPETADGPSRKFRVQRRRGRQGDHLEAAE; encoded by the coding sequence ATGGATCTTATAGCCGACATGCTGCTCGGGGCGGGAGCCATTGGCGCCGGTTTCTACTGCCTGGTCCTATCGCGCAGGCTGAAGTCCTTCAACCAGCTTGAAGGCGGTATGGGCGGGGCGATCGCGGTTCTCTCGGCGCAGGTCGACGACATGACCCGCGCACTCGATACAGCGCGCGGTGCGGCAGGCGAGTCGGCGAACTCGCTCAGGGAAATGACTCAGCGCGCGGAGGCCGCCGCCGCCCAGCTTGAGCTCATGCTCGCGACGCTCCACGACCTGCCTGAAACAGCCGACGGTCCCTCGCGCAAATTCCGCGTCCAACGTCGACGTGGTCGCCAGGGCGATCATTTGGAGGCCGCGGAATGA
- a CDS encoding MotE family protein, translated as MNTRKARPPARRQSRAGRGALFLIATFLGTSGLLRVGTGAGDAFALSVAPEQTEPVTPETCQPDGGALAMLADLKEREARLENREALIADRAQALTLAKAEVDEHIAALVAAEEQLAQTLTLAEAAADDDVARLVAVYEKMKPKEAAALFGEMDPEFAAGFLARMRPEPAAQVLAGLEPKTAYTISVLLAGRNASAPRE; from the coding sequence ATGAACACCAGGAAAGCCCGCCCGCCTGCCCGCAGGCAGTCGCGCGCCGGGCGCGGCGCCCTGTTCTTAATTGCAACTTTCCTCGGCACTTCGGGGCTCTTGCGGGTTGGCACGGGCGCGGGCGATGCGTTCGCTCTCAGCGTCGCGCCCGAGCAGACCGAACCCGTGACGCCAGAGACGTGCCAGCCCGACGGCGGAGCGCTTGCGATGCTCGCGGACCTCAAGGAGCGAGAGGCGCGACTTGAGAACCGTGAGGCGCTGATCGCCGACCGCGCTCAGGCGCTGACACTTGCGAAAGCCGAGGTTGACGAACACATCGCGGCGCTCGTGGCGGCAGAGGAACAACTCGCCCAAACACTGACCCTTGCGGAGGCAGCCGCCGACGACGACGTGGCCCGGCTGGTCGCGGTCTACGAGAAGATGAAGCCCAAGGAGGCCGCGGCGCTCTTCGGCGAAATGGATCCCGAGTTCGCCGCCGGATTCCTGGCACGGATGCGGCCCGAACCGGCGGCTCAGGTGCTGGCCGGGCTCGAACCGAAGACAGCCTATACGATCTCTGTCTTGTTGGCGGGACGAAACGCAAGCGCCCCACGTGAGTAA